The following DNA comes from Anaerolineae bacterium.
CTACTTCGACCGGGTCATGATCACTGGCTATCCCATTGCTGTCACGTATCCCCAGAGCACCGTGAGCTGGGAACTGCCGCCGGCCGCCGGCACGTACACGCTCTATGCCCGGCTGACCGACGCCGCCGGCAATCTCTCGCCGGACCAGCCGCTGACGGTCACCCTCTCATTTCCCACCCCGACGCCGACCCCCACGCGCACGCCCACGCCGACGGCGACGCCCTCACCCACCCCCACACCCACACCGACCGCGACGCCGGCCGCTGGCCAGGTCGCGCTTTCCTTCACGGTGCAGACGCTCTTCGGTGATGGGAATGGGAACGGCGTCTGGGATGAAGGGGAGCCGGCGCTGGAGGACGCGCGCATGTGGTTCATGGAGCAGGGCGGCGGACTGGTGGTGGCGCCGGCGCGCGGCGGGAGCTGGCATTTCACCGCTTCTCTACCCGCCGACCGGCGCTATTGCTTTGTGGCGCTGGCGGCCGGCTTCGGCCCGCGGTCCGAGTGCTTTACCGCACAGCCCGCCGGCGCGGTGCTGACCATCAACTGGCCGGCGGTGGGACTGCCGGCCGGCGCTCGCGCCCTCCTGCCGCAGGTCCAGCGCCTTGGTCCATGATATGATTTGCGCTGTTTTCGTGAGATTTCGGGCGGTTTGGGCCATATTTTATTTGTGTTTCTCGCTCCTTTACCGTATAATATAGGTAAATTCGCCCGAATTGAGACGCGCTTGCTGTAGCAGTGAGGACAGCGGTTGTCCCGGGAGGATGAGAGTCTTGATTCGGCCGTTGGGGCTGATGGATTTGCCGGCGCTGGCCCGCCTCCAGTCCGAGGGCATTCCCCTGGACCCCAAGCGGAGCCTGATCCAGCCGCAGGACCCCCTGCGGACGGCCCTGCGCGCACCGCTGGCATTCACCTGTCCCTCGGCGCACACGTATGTGGCGCGTAGGGAGGCGGAGCTGGGAGAGGGAGTGGGCTTTGTACAGCTTCGCTGTCGGCCGCATGATTGGCGGCTGGCCGATGTGGCCTTTATCGCTCCTGCGCTGGGGCACTCGCCGGCGGCCGCGGAGCTGTGGACCCAACTCCTCACCGCCGCCTGCCTGGACGCCGGGCAGTGGGGCATCGAGCGTATTTTCGCCAGCCTGCCGGCGGAATCGCAGGATGCCATCCCGTTCCTGAACGCCGGCTTCATCATCTTTGCCCGGGAGGATATCCTGGTCAATCGGGAGGTGGCCCTGCCGACCGGCAGTCCGCCGGCGCTCCGCCCCCAGCGCGAACAGGACGGTTGGGCGCTCCAGCGGCTGTACGGCGCCCTCCTGCCCATGGGCGTGAAGCAGGTCGAAGGCGCCTGGTCGCGCAATAACAACGGGCGCACCGGCGGCCTCGAGTGGGAGATTGCCGGCGCCGAGGGCTATGTCCTCGAGCAGGCCGGCGAACTCCTGGGACACGCGCAGATCATGCGGGGCAAACTGGGCTATTGGCTGGAGCTGGCCCTGCATCCGGAGGCCGCGGCCTGGGCGCAGGCGCTGGTGGATGCCAGCCTTCTGCTCCTGGCGCGGGGGCCGTGCCGGCCGGTGTACTGTCCAGTGCGCACGTATCAGGGATTCCTGAAGCCGGCCCTGCTGGCCCGCGGCTTCGTCGAATTCGACCGCCGGGAACTGGCCGTTTTCTCGACGTTGGGGAGGGTCTATGTGCCGGCGGCGGCACATACGGCGCGCGCGGAGCCGCGCGCCGAGGTATCCGTCGCGCCGACGGCCCTGCCCCATGCGTGAGCCGGCTTACATCCCGCCGGCGCAGTCTCGGGCGAAGATACATCTAGAATTACACTGAGACAGAAGAGGATCACACACACGATACATGATGAACACCATGACAGGAATCACAGAAGAAGAAAGGACGGCAGAACTGAAAGAACATCTGCTGACCCGCATGCGAAACACGGAAATGAAGATTACCGACGACCTGGACGCCCTGCTGGCGGTGCTCCCTCCGGACATCGCCCAAGCCGTCCGGGACGCCAACCGCGCCGACGAACTGCTGGAAGTGGTGATGGACCTGGGCCGGCGCCCGGAAGCCCGCTACCTCACCCATGAGGTGGCCCTGCGCGATCGGGAGGTCACGGCCGAGGATTTGGAGTACGTCATCGCCCGGGTGGGCGACTTCGGCGAGGACAACCGCGCCGGCATCGAGCGCACCCTGCACCGCATCTCCGCCATCCGCAACCGCAAGGGGCGCATCGTCGGCCTGACCTGCCGCGTTGGCCGGGCGGTGTACGGTACCATTGACATCATCCGCGACATCGTCGAGTCGGGCAAGAGCATCCTGCTCCTGGGCAAGCCGGGCGTGGGCAAGACCACCATGCTTCGGGAAGTGGCGCGTGTCCTTGCCGAGACCAAGCGGGTGGTCATCGTGGACACCTCCAACGAGATCGGCGGGGATGGGGATATCCCCCATCCGGCCATCGGGCGGGCGCGCCGCATGCAGGTGGCCACGCCGGCCTTCCAGCATGAGGTGATGATCGAGGCAGTGGAGAACCACATGCCCGAGGTCATCATCATTGACGAGATCGGTCGCGAGCTGGAGGCGCTGGCGGCGCGCACCATCGCCGAGCGCGGCGTGCAGTTGGTGGCCACCGCACACGGCCGCACGCTGGACAACCTGATGATGAACCCCACCCTGGCGGACCTGGTGGGCGGCATCCAGAGCGTGACCTTGAGCGATGAGGAAGCCCGCCGGCGCGGCACCCAGAAGTCGGTGCTGGAGCGCAAGGCTCCCCCCACCTTCGACGTGCTCATCGAGATCAAGGACTGGCAGCACCTCATTATCCACCACGACGTGGCCAAATCGGTGGATGCCATCCTGCGCGGCCAGAAGGTGACCACCGAAGTACGCTATCGGGATGAATCCGGGCAGATCCATGCCGAGATCACCTCGCATGTGCCCCCTTTGATGGAGCAACAGCAGGGCGGCCGCATGTCGCGCGGGTTCGAGCGCACCATCGAGCGGGGGTTTG
Coding sequences within:
- a CDS encoding AAA family ATPase, coding for MKITDDLDALLAVLPPDIAQAVRDANRADELLEVVMDLGRRPEARYLTHEVALRDREVTAEDLEYVIARVGDFGEDNRAGIERTLHRISAIRNRKGRIVGLTCRVGRAVYGTIDIIRDIVESGKSILLLGKPGVGKTTMLREVARVLAETKRVVIVDTSNEIGGDGDIPHPAIGRARRMQVATPAFQHEVMIEAVENHMPEVIIIDEIGRELEALAARTIAERGVQLVATAHGRTLDNLMMNPTLADLVGGIQSVTLSDEEARRRGTQKSVLERKAPPTFDVLIEIKDWQHLIIHHDVAKSVDAILRGQKVTTEVRYRDESGQIHAEITSHVPPLMEQQQGGRMSRGFERTIERGFERPAERLAERTPDQLSTLRVYGYGVGQNKILQAARALQVPAITVRDLSDADVVLTLKNYYRRRPQPLTEAEDRGI